TAGAGTAGAAATTACTGTTATCTTATATAATGTAATCTGAAACATAtattttaactaaatgaaaaattttttttttcccctatagaaGCCTCTACCACATTTTGTGTTATTTGCCAGTATTGTCTGACAATTTttacaaggaaatgaaaaaaaccaCAAGGATATAAACttttaagtaaaatgaaataaataaaataatctctggAGCAGGCCTAATCCTTGTCCTTACCTTAAGCTGAATGAGGTGGAACAGCCTGGGAAATTTAGGCAAGGGCCACAAAGGAATCTTCATGATCCTGGCGCAGTCCGTGGACAGCAGGGTACCgtttttccttctcttaataGCAGAGGGGATGGGAAAGAGCTAGAGACCCTGGAACCTCCCAGtttcccctcccagccctgctgatAACAAGGTGGGCAAccacaggcctcagtttccccatgtgttaAATGGTTATAAGGATAATCCAAGTTAAGCCTTACTTGGCCAGCCATAAATCgttcttttaaaatgtggttatTACCTCATGAGACTCAAGGCCATCCTTTCACTGTATTTAGCCCCTCCCTAAACCAATATTTATAGAATCAACCCAGGCTATAATTCCAAAGgacaacccagccctgccctgccctgagggACTTTTTTGACCCTCAGGAGGGGAGCACGTCAATTTTTGCTTCTGCCTGAAGGAGGGGGACAGCTTTCTCAGCCCACTTCCCATATGCGAAGTCAGTCCTGGCTCTGTTCACTCATAAAAGCAAGTACTGGGGTCCCCAAGCTGGGGAAGGGTCAGCTGGTGCCTAACTCCACTTGGAGAGTCGTGGAAGGAGCAGCTAGGATTCAAAACATTTACTATTATGAGTTAAAAAAAGATCAGTGAATGAATGTACTCTTCTAGATTGAACTGAAGTAGaataaggttttaaaaagttTGGCTGGCAGAAAATAACAGTTTTACAAAACCTATGCCATCCAAAATTAAGATGACATGCAGCAGCAAAAGCATTCCAATTTCTCATAACCAGTTTTCACAAGCAATGATGTGTATGCCTTACTTTAAGAAAGTGTGAAACAAATACGCAAATCTCTAAGAATTTACCAAGTGTAATAAGTTAGAgataaaatcataataaaagaaTTTACGGCTTACAAAAAGATTTATAAGTGGAAGTTGCCTTCTGTCATCTTCTCAGAGTCCTTCTAACCCCCTCTTCACCTCTGAAAGATATGATTTACCAAAATCTGGTTTACATTTAACTTTTCAGGGACAAATGACCTGAAAAGAACGAAGTATCAGATAATACTGACATTGGCTAGTGCTCTTTACTTGTATCAATCCCTCTCCTGTATAAATAATCAGAATTGGGTCCAAGTGGCAGAGAATCAAGCACTACGTATCATGCCAAATGCCATTTCCTGTCCAacaaaatctcagttttctccaGTAATAAAGAGATGAACATTCTTCTTAGACTGTAGCATCTGTGCTGCTCGCTCCACACCAACTACGGCAGCTAACCTCTGGGCATCGTACTTGGAGTAGAGGACAGTGCAGGTCCACGTGGCTTCTTCTCCTCTGTCGGTAGCCCTCAGCATATTACAGACTTCACTGTAGAAGTGCGGGTATGTTGGCAGTTCATAGAAAATCAGGTTCCTTATGCCTTTTATTGTATATCTGTTagaatgggaaagaaagaggCCATGTCTACATGAGAaacaatttatagaaaagttaccTAATCGTTGTACAGAGGCATAGTTCACTCTTGTTGCTTCAtgctaaaggaagaaaataacagcacaaataacagaataaatgttattttaatttgagtTGGAAGGACTTACTTTTGTGACAATGTATTTGAATTCCTAATGTTTAACTTAAgacaatgacaaaataaatttgcCACTTCCTGAGCTTACTCTATACAGGCTGAGGTACAGTGGGAAAGAATAGTAGAACAAGATGAGAGATCTGTCacagaaaacttaaaaagcaGGCATTTATAATTTAACATTATCCTTATGATAAGGACAAAAAGAATGTTGCGTACTGGAGATCAGGTCAGACCCAGTTACATAAAATAAACTGCACAATTGTAAATGCATTCCCCTTCGTCTTTTCTTGTCACTCTGTAGACATGTTAACTCCATGGCAGATGTCCCAAGTTCATCCATGTACAAAATGTTGCCTGAGGACCCATTAGGCATCATGAGAAAGCAATTAGTTTCCATAGCTTATGCATTTCCACCTCTTTCCCTGCTgcacagtggtggtggtgggggtttAGACTCAAGGGACTCACCGTATGGTTTGAGTCGATGTCAAACGTTCCCTCTGGTACTCCACAACAAAAGATTTTATCTATTGACAATGTTCTGATTTTTCCTGTGAGACTCACTCATACGTGGGAAATGTCAGCCTCTcttgggaattttattttattcagaggCGGATaagcttttcttgtctttttatctCACAGTTCATCCTGATCTCTCTAGAAACCCTGCTCTTGCAAACCATAACTGTGATCCATTACGTGGTTTGCCTTTCAACTCACCTTTCTATACAGAAGGAATTCTAATGGCTAACAAACTTGAATAAACGGTTCTACTTCACCAGTTATCAAAACAGAAACGAACATTCAGTTCCACTTCTGCTTAGTATGTACAACACTCAAGAGAATGTTTCTCCCATATTAAAGCTAGATAATCTACAAAAACATTCCTTTTCTTACGCCCAGCAAGCTGCTGTCACGAGGCAATCAGAAGAACTGAACTCAGCGGTGGGCTGGTGTATGTTTACTAACTGGTTCTCAGTGGGACACACAAGGTGCTGATGTGAAGAATCCACTGCTTTCTGCGGTGTAAACACTCCCACCACAGCCAACTTCAAGCTACCAATGTCATGTTGCTGAaagcagagttgggaagagacaCGCAACAGCCTGAAATGTCTgaagatattgccaaatgttcctTGGGGAGCAAAACTGTCCCCCAGTTGAGGACTAAGCTAGACTGAAGCAACAAAAGAAGTAAGTTAACCAAATGCAATAtatgatccttaaccctaaattGGGGGAAAAGAGCTATAATGATTATTTTAGGGGCAACTaggaaaatttgaatatagagtatatattatattattgtaGTAACATCAAGTGGTATGATAATGGCATTGTGGTTAGATACAAGAATCTTTGTTTTCAGGAGCTCGATGCTGAAATATTTAGAAGTGAGGTGTCATGAAGGCTCCTGCAACTTACTTTAAATGGTTCAGGAACGCAAAGATAAGAGAtgtgagtggagagagagaacacGGGTATGTGCAAATGTAGTAAAAGGCTAGCAGCAGATGAATTTGGAAAGGGTTCACAGATGTTTACTGTTAAgagtcttaaaattttcttttgaaatgaaatcTTTCCAAATGAAAAGCTGAGGGGAGGCAGGATGTGATAGAGCTATACATGTTAACTTACAAATACATCCctgatatgcaaatatatatgccaaaatgttaacatgtttgaattctttttcaatgagcacataaaacatttaatataaaggaaaaaacccCAATGTGTACAGTGTGATCCcaattttggtatttaaaaaaaatagctgtaaATACgcgcgtgtgtgcacacacatgcatgcacatattttcatataataaagacagaaaaaaaaaaaacactgaaaaggaTATTTGTATCAGGGCAGTGAGATTATAGGtgattccattttcctttttttacccTAGATTTTCCAAGTTCTCTACAGTAATTGTGTAATACCGTTGtaatcaggaaaaacaaaacaacaaaaccaatgtaagtgttatattaaaaaacaaaacaaaacaaaacaaaacataaaaaaaccccacaagaaCATCTACCTCAGTCCCAATTCACCCACCCTAGAGACTAGGTATCTACTGGAAGTAGGAACATGACCAGGGCGTCCTCAGAGGGGCAGTTAGTGTCTATTGTcaccccttcccctgccttcctcctctcttGTATGTTTTGGGTCTTCAGTGACCCCTACAAATATGACCTAACCACCCTGACAAGACCTAAAACTAAGGACATTCCAGATGTCTATTTTACCTCACAAATGTTAAAGATAAATGAGGCAACTACAACTGACTTGAAAGGCTGGCTCCTCCCTGCAGTCTATAAAGACTAAAAACTGAGATTCTCGTATAGGGCCAGGACACGGAGCACCCAGAAACACCCCAGCAGCTTTCCAAACGCCATAAATcccacctccagagtttctgacttGCCCACTGGTTGAGATCCTCTCTGCTGGGGTAGCCCCCTGATAATGCACAGGAAAGAGCTGTGACCCATCCTTGGGAGGGCAATCACGACCAAATGTACAACCAATTCTAAGATTCTACTAGTTTCACCTTcctcaaagaaaacaaatcttcagGCTAAAAAATGTTTGCTAGCTCAAAAATGCATTCTAATCTTCCAAACACTGCCAACTGTcatagagaatataaaaacagaatttcagAGTTGGAAACTACAGTTTAAAACCCGTGAACTTTTTCCAAGgtcaaataaaaaatcaaatcacaaaggCAATGCAGACCCAAAGACCCATCATCACCTTGGTGATTGCTCAAGCAAAAAATTCTATAGCTGGAAACCTTGAGATAATTAGCTGTTGCAGAATTCTGAAGCACATTCTTTTCATTCATCTTCAGCTTAGGAAACACCAATTAACCTGGTCCAGGGCATAAAGCAAATGGCATATGCTGAGATTTGTCTTTATAATGACTTGGAGGGCAACATGGCTTGGTAAATAAATGAACAGTGTAAGACAGGGGACTGTCCTGCTTACAAAGGGGCTCCAGGCCCTGTCCTTGAAAAGCTAGAGACATTTGTGATCAGTCCTTATCCCAGCTTAATTCACTCGCTATACAAACAATCACACTGGGATGTTTTCTAATCCATCCATTTCACTTAAAGGCCTTACTTTCACTTGTCAAGATGATAAAAAGCTAAGGGCTTGATGTGCGCAACTCCCCCAAAATACCTTCCAACATGAATGAAAACACAACTTACCAGAACAAGGCAAATAATGATGCCAACATTCATTTACACTCTGGCCAAACAGCCTTGCCTAGGTAGCCCAGAACGGAGCCCCGGAAACACAAATTTCATCAATTCTCAACTCTCTACTCATAGATGAATTAGTCAGCAGAATACCTAAAGAGGTCATGTCATGCCGGCTCTGCTACGTCCAAGCAGACTGCTGAGATTCCTCCACCCCTGTCCTGGTAACGAGAACACAGCTGGGGAACACCACCCTACTATCAGCATAAACTAAAAGGCAACACAATGCCAAGGGGAATCATCTACTGTGCTCCAAAGCCTGGAAGGCTTCTGGCTTATCTGTTTGGGATTCTCTGAGAAAATGTACTTTTCTTTAGTATATATGATTGCAAGTTCATAAAACAGTAAAGTCAGAACTTAAACTCACTGGACATTATTGTGAAATCAATAAGGAAGATGTAACAGAAGGCAACTTCCCCCTCTCTATAGTAAGGGTTTCAAAAAGGCTTTTCCATTTGTCAGCAAAATAATACAATACGTGAGCTCTGGGAACAAAGTGCTGCCACTATCCCAAATGATAACAGAAGGCTCAATGTTACCAACcctctaattatatttttttaaaaaataataacaaaaagtcCAATCAACTTACTTTGTCAAAGTCACCTGATGGGGAATCTAAGTAAACACTGAAATCCTTAAATATTCAACCCTAAGCCCCTTCCCCCTTTGCCTCTTGCAAACATCGAGGGGCCCACAGTCCTGGTTCTCCTTGTGAGGAAGTAACCGCGCACACGGCTCCTCAGGAACAACGTAACTGACTGAGTACCAATGACGCACTCAGCCTCCATCTCCCCGGACTACACAGCCCTTGATGTTTCCATCTGGGCTTCAGTGACAGATCTCCCTCCTTCCTGTATTCACTCGCGTTGTCCCTGTGTAGCGTTCCTCAGCTCTGTAATGTCTCCCTTGAGGTACACAACCACAGCTACACTCCAGGTCTATACACAggtcatgtttttgttttcaccACCTTTTCCAACAATGCCCATTTTGGGAggaaaccaaccaaccaaccaaccaacccagAAGAGTCTCTTCAGCCCCAAAACTCTTTGGCTTCTCTACAGGAGTGGCAGAGTGAGGGATGACCTTATAACCCCACAAAGCCTACCAAGCGGTCAGAAGCAGGCCGTGATTTGTACTGCATTTTCCCTTCAAAGAGGAGGCTTGAAACCTGGCACTACTTTACCTTTTGTAGAAATGGAACCGCTCTGTGAGGAGCAGAAACTGCTTCTCTCCTTGAAGGAAAAAGTGTCTGGCTCTGGAGACGCCAGACTTCTGCGTATACTCGCAGATGTGGGTGAAGTTGAGTTCCTCCTTCTTAAAGAAATTTCGGAGACGCACGAAATCAAAGTAGGAAGGGACATAGATGAGCGTGTGAGACATGACTGCATCACGATACTGAGGTAGAATCTTGTTCACGAAAAAGTTAAACCTGATTTGGAACAGCAAACGGCAAAATTAGAGTTCTAGAATTGAGCTTAGAGTGTCTCGTAACTGAGTGACCCAGGGCAAGTCACAATCTCATCTTAAAAGATTACCTCCAGAGGCCAATATGACTTACCTCCTCTCAAAGAGATTATGTAAGGCTCAAACTTgataagcacattaaaaaataagtgttAACGCTATTCATTGTAAAAAATACACGTAGTCCGGCCACAGTGGCAGTAAGATTTCTCTCTGTGGGCCTCAGGGCCTGATAGGAGGGGTGGTTTACCTGGCATCGATCACCAAAGCTGGGCTGTCGACCTCCATCCTCTGGAAGACATGTGGGAGCTGCACCAGGACATGACTGATGGAGCCTGTCATTGGAACATTCTTCACGGCCACCTGCCGGTAGTCAATGAGAGCATTAGGAGGCAAGCCAGCCCCTTGCTGACTAAATGCTGTCTTCTCCTTCTGCCTCACAACCCAAACAATAAACAATGCTCATGAAGATACAGCAGAAACAAGGAGAGAACCCACCTGGCCTTGCAAATTGGTGCAGTACTTGTTGAACACTGAGTTGATCTGAGCATCCTGCAGGGCCCCAAACAGCAGTGTCTGCCGATAGTACTTGGACCAATTATTGAGGCTCCACATCCGCACTCGAGAAAAGTCTACCCCATGTGAGTCCAGGGGTAGTAGGTTCATGTGGTTCATCAAATGCTTTGAGCAGAAATAAGAGTACcattaatgtttattgagcatttacatcCTGGACActgctaagcattttacaaacCAGTCATCTCAATTAACTCCATAGAGCATGCATTATCATCACCCAAATTACAAAACAACCAAGACTCAGATAGGTGAGCCGACTTGCCCATGGTCAGCCAAACACCCCCAGAAGATAACCTAAAACTGACCACCTTCTGGACCTTTAAAAAAGGAgcaaaatgggccgggcgcggtggctcacgcctgtaatcctagcactctgggaggccgaggtgggcggatcgtttgagctcaggagttcgagaccagcctgagcaagagcgagaccccatctctactaaaaatagaaagaaattatatggacagctaaaaatatatatagaaaaaattagccgggcatggtggtgcatgcctgtagtcccagctactcgggaggctgagacaggaggatcgcttgagctcaggagtttgaggttgctgtgagctaggctgacgccacggcactcactctagcctgggcaacagagtgagactctgtctcaaaaaaaaaaaaaaaaaaggagcaaaatgGTACCTATAGGAATATTCCTTTAAGAGGAACTACTGAAATGCCACCCTGGTCACTCTATGGGTCCCTCAGTCCCAGACTTGGACAAGAAAGGAATTGACACTGAAAACAGAGCTGCTGTCCCTCAATGATCTGGTTCTCAAAACATTAGGAGTATTCCCAGAGCCACCCCACCTACCTTTTCCTCAAATTAAAGAATATGACTCAACCATTAAcctgtcttttccattttaattatattttcactttgtaaTATATCTTGAAGGTAATGAGTACTATAAATTTATTCCCTACTTTAGAAGTAAGTACTACCCTTTATTTGTCTCCAGCTTCCTGCAAGCTTCACATCGTGGGGCTATAGGAGAGGTGAGTTCCCATATGCCTTAAAAAACAAACCTATCGTTTCTTGATAAGGATTGTTCTAAAGcagtttttcaattttaaaactgATTAACACTGCAGTGTATATGGAGAGGGTGAAAAAAATTACAGCACAAATTACAGTAAGGAGATAAAGACATCCTATATTTCTCTGCAAAACGAGATCCCACATTAAAATATCTTAAGCAATGTTTTCCTATCTCTACTGAAGACAAGACAAAAGAGAACAAGCATATCCTGTGTGAGGAATTATGTTAGGTAAAGATGTTCCTGATAAGGAGGATTTCAACTAACCAACCACCCATCCATCTGCCCACCCACCATAAAGTGGACTGTTAGTAGAAAGCAACCTTTAAAGGGAGAAAATCTTCTCTGGAGATTTGAAAATACTGACAAGAATATTTATCTCTAGAGAAGATCAATCTGTGGGTAGAAAAAGGGACAAAGACTTTTTCAAATGTGGAGTAGTTTCCCATTTCCAAACTGAGTTTTAATCTGGACTTAAATAACCCTTCAGGACTTGAACCACTGAGCTTCTTGTCTCTCTAATAGAAATGCTGTCCCTCTAAATGTGAATGACCAGCATTACCAGGACATGCTCCCAGTTCTGCATCAGGTAAATGTCAGCTTGATCAATGATGAGAAGCTCAATAGAAGACAAAAAGTCAAAATCcctcttcttctctccttctccaccAATGATGGTCCTCAAGCCCAGAGGGGAAGCAATGAGGATATCCGAGGAGTAAAAGGGGGCGTAGAGTCGGATGCTCCTCTGAAGTATTGCCACTCCTGCACAAAACAGACAAGCACACATCAGTCCATCGCTCACTACCAAGCCCTTACCTTCCACCCTCTCAAAGCATTCCACATGTATGTTCCCTTTAGCACATAACTGTGCTCAAATGGCTttagttattaaaaaaacaagaacagtAATAATCCCTCCCTTGCATCTATAGTCCCTCCTAGGTcttactttctcttcctttccttcactATGAAACTTCTCCAGAGAATGGGCTCTGCTTTCAAATCTTCCATTCACCTTTCAACCCACTGCAATCTGGCCGTTGAATCTCAAGACTCCAATGAAGTGATTCTTGCTAAGGTCCCCACCAAGTTACCAATTCAATGAACACTTCTTAGGGCTTCTCGTCAGGAATGCACAAATGGCATATTAAACACACCCTCTTTTGAAATGCTCTCTTCCTTGCTAATAGTTTCCAGGACTCCAACACTCACTTCTGCTTCGATCACTGACATGGTCTATGTCTATCTTTTCAGATTCAAATACCTCTTCTTCCACAAACTCCTAGATTCACCTGTTAGATCTACTCTCACTCTACATAACACTTTTGGTCAATTTATTCACTAACCATGGGTTTAACATCACCTTCACTCCAATTTATATTTCTAGCCCACATCTCCTTCCTGAACTCCAGACCAATATATTATACCAAGTGCTTGCTGGACATCTATATATGTTCCAAACAGATCATCAGCTCTCATAGCCTTGCACCTTATACTCTAGTCGTATCAAAGCCTGTGTAAATCTTAGGTGGTTCCAGCTTAGTTACCCTGATGTCTCCACATAGGCAACTTCTTGTCTGAAATGTTTTCCTCCGCTCCAACCACTCTGTTTTGTAACTGGCTAAATCCTGCACAGGTTTCATCCTAGCAGAGATGGCACCTCTGCCAGGATGCCTTCCCTAACCACCCTGCCCCCACTTTGGGTAAGGGGTTTGCTTTAAACATTCCAGAACACTCACTGCATACTTATTATCCTGCACCGTTTCTCCCCTTACGCTGGACTTCCTTAGCAATGGGAACCATAACTTTTATTTCTACATCCTCAGTTcttctatctattttttttatttttcagagaggaTGTCTTCctaggttgctcaggctggcctcaaattcctgggctcaagtgatcctcccacctcagccttccaagtagctgggactacagatatccCCAGCTTcttaacagtgcctggcatactgtagatactcaataaatgtttgtgaacaAGCATATGTGACTATGGAACATTTTCCCAGGAACTTTATTCTAACAAGGTACAACCAACCAATTAAATGAGAGCTGAATCAGACACAAGCAAAAATGTGAAAGGTTGGGTGGGAGTGGATAAGTCACATGTGGAGATAATTCAGGGGTAGGCACTCTATATAGCAGACAGGAGGAAGTCCACCCTTATGCACAATTTATTTAGTCTTCCCAGAATGACCCCACCCAGCCAGTCACTTCCACCTTCCCTGAGAAACCCTTGTAGCATCTGACCTTGTGCTACCAGCTATGGGTGTGTCGAGACATTTCTGTTATAAATGTGCATATGTCTTTTATATATGGCCTCAGAGACTCTCTCCACCCCATAAGGCAAGGCAAAACCCTCTCCCCTGGCAAACAAGATGTCTCAAATGCACACTGCTTCTGTCAGGCGGCTGAGTGAATGACCCACTGGGAGAATGTCTAATTCCAGGCTTCCAGCCTCCCACTACATAGACCTTAGGTCCCACAGTACCCCAATTTTGACAAGGAGAATTACCGATCCTGAAGTGGTCATCAATGTTGCCTGCAAACACAGCTTCATAATCCTCAGGCCTCTTCAAGTTGGGTGGTCTCTCCCCGGGATCAGAGCCATACTCTCCCTGAAACCTCTTTTTGTTGCTCACAATGATTTTCTTCTTGCTGTCGCCCTCAAGGAGGCTGATGAACAGCTGCACCACCCGCAAAGCAGCTTCCCGAAATGGCACCACTATCAGTACCTGTGGAGAGAGCAAAAGCAGCCTTGGTAGAGGCAAAGGGAAGGAACAGGAGGTGAACCTGCTGCAAGTGGAGCTAAAAAGCCCATGTATAGCATTGGCCTCCAGCCAGGAAACATATCTATGTCACCCCCTttgcacagggcctggctcagCACTAGAAGCTGAGCACCTTTCATATCCATAGCACCACATGCTGTGGACATTAGTCCCATGGCTCTATGGGATGCAGTTCTCAAGCAGAATTTGAAAATACCTTTTACGATAAGCCAAGCAAACACCTAGTGCAGTATTTTTAATGATAAGATCTACAGAATAAATATAtgctaaataaacaaatggaataagTAGAGAGGAAATAAAGCAGGTAAGAAAAAGGATTAATACATCATTATAGTTTTAGTGCATTCcctaatatatttttcagaaatgataaagcatttctgaaataaaaccaTAATGTAATGGGAAAAACAGGACTCAGTTTTCCAAGCATTTCCAAAAATGCTTAAAGTTACTGCTgagaacaaaaacagaagatgcttaataaatggttAATTTCTAACTGTCCTTATGTAAACAATATAATTAATGGACATAACCCCAACCAAATAATACAattcaccaaattaaaaatatgcttcATGGGTTATCTGCCTCTTATGTGTCTATGCAATTCTAAATGGACACAAATAACCTTATAATCCTGATGTTCAAGACTCTGCAGTAGCTTCTCAGAACTAGGCAACCAGCACAGCCCACGGAGTGTAATGAGTCAGCTTCCTACAGTACAAGGACGATGGGCCAAGATTCAAGAGGGCTGAGTTACTGTCCCACCTGTGACACGAAGTTAGTGTCTAGGTTTTGGTTTTCCAAGCTATTAGACAATGAGGTTTGACTAAGAAATCTCTAAGAACCACATTAGTATTAAAATCCCAGAATCCTATTAAGCTCActgagaaaattctaaaaagatGAGTTTTCTTCAATATGAAGAGACATAGGctaaggggtgggggtggggggcaagaaCTA
This is a stretch of genomic DNA from Eulemur rufifrons isolate Redbay chromosome 27, OSU_ERuf_1, whole genome shotgun sequence. It encodes these proteins:
- the UTP25 gene encoding U3 small nucleolar RNA-associated protein 25 homolog → MGKRRSRTQSQLLNSLTKKQKKHLRDFGEEHPFYDRVSRKEGKPQICQLSESSDNSNSESEAESEPEQVSGYHKLLATLKNVSEEEKEDEEEEEEEEEEDSVVDDTEMNDEDDDSDVSVEEEKAAESTEMQENVALSADPEGKDGEGPPGTSQESPEEFTDAKHESLFSLETNFLEEESGNDSSLKASQDPFLHHVNKELKEKDIQAFATNPKTTHKLKWPVLGQLVFSSKFRKLETFKPPKDIDFESLHLQKPLGSTWTKTNSQFLSGPPKSSSPFTPLQKELFLIMNSYQDLFYPERTALKNGEEIRHVYCLHVINHVLKANAQVLGNNSKRRSQKRGVGDDDDFRDQGLTRPKVLIVVPFREAALRVVQLFISLLEGDSKKKIIVSNKKRFQGEYGSDPGERPPNLKRPEDYEAVFAGNIDDHFRIGVAILQRSIRLYAPFYSSDILIASPLGLRTIIGGEGEKKRDFDFLSSIELLIIDQADIYLMQNWEHVLHLMNHMNLLPLDSHGVDFSRVRMWSLNNWSKYYRQTLLFGALQDAQINSVFNKYCTNLQGQVAVKNVPMTGSISHVLVQLPHVFQRMEVDSPALVIDARFNFFVNKILPQYRDAVMSHTLIYVPSYFDFVRLRNFFKKEELNFTHICEYTQKSGVSRARHFFLQGEKQFLLLTERFHFYKRYTIKGIRNLIFYELPTYPHFYSEVCNMLRATDRGEEATWTCTVLYSKYDAQRLAAVVGVERAAQMLQSKKNVHLFITGEN